In Helianthus annuus cultivar XRQ/B chromosome 8, HanXRQr2.0-SUNRISE, whole genome shotgun sequence, a single genomic region encodes these proteins:
- the LOC110868180 gene encoding uncharacterized protein LOC110868180 — translation MAVIVVVGDFSDTKSVVDLIKTHFGSKVFATDYVDIPRFLVPSHEEPRISCFMESEAAGVSVIQFPINCSLITGEYNFKICKLWCQVLRVSCKPVWWFSEHTLSLIKIILQFHHRFVITSEISLITRSRRLLFRMIQLPNNGRSHTRYFHGREIFQEFVD, via the exons ATGGCTgtcattgttgttgttggagacTTTTCTGATACGAAG AGTGTTGTCGATTTAATAAAGACCCACTTTGGTAGTAAAGTATTCGCCACTGATTACGTGGATATACCTAGATTTCTAGTCCCATCTCACGAGGAGCCTCGTATTTCATGTTTTATGGAATCTGAAGCTGCTGGGGTTAGTGTTATACAGTTTCCAAT AAACTGTAGTCTCATTACAGGGGAATATAATTTTAAAATCTGTAAACTATGGTGTCAAGTTCTAAGAGTTTCTTGCAAGCCGGTGTGGTGGTTTAGTGAACACACTTTGTCTCTAATCAAAATAATTTTACAGTTTCATCATCGATTCGTAATAACCAG CGAAATTTCTCTCATTACTAGATCCAGGCGACTTTTATTTAGGATGATCCAATTACCAAATAACGGTCGGTCACACACAAGATATTTTCATGGACGAGAAATATTCCAAGAATTTGTCG ATTGA
- the LOC110868181 gene encoding probable E3 ubiquitin-protein ligase LOG2: KNRANPAKTQRQQRWNHPAPPPPQPPQPEINANRYVFAAATPYPSQYPNPNPNASAPHPTYYQYPTGAYYPPPPPAAPLPAPYDHHHRVPVDPAAQAMVGGRYPCGPAMHSPTPYVDHQKAVTIRNDVNLKKETLKVEPDEQHPGKFLVVFTYDATVAGR; the protein is encoded by the coding sequence AAAAACAGAGCTAACCCGGCGAAGACACAGCGGCAGCAGAGGTGGAACCACCCTGCACCACCACCGCCGCAACCACCACAGCCGGAGATCAACGCCAATCGATACGTATTCGCCGCAGCCACACCCTACCCTTCCCAATaccctaaccctaaccctaatgCATCTGCCCCTCATCCCACTTATTACCAATACCCCACCGGAGCATACTACCCGCCGCCGCCGCCGGCAGCACCGTTACCTGCTCCGTACGATCACCACCACCGTGTGCCGGTGGACCCTGCCGCTCAGGCGATGGTGGGTGGGAGGTACCCTTGTGGGCCTGCGATGCACTCGCCTACACCTTATGTTGATCACCAAAAGGCGGTTACTATTAGGAATGATGTTAATCTCAAGAAAGAAACTTTGAAAGTTGAACCTGATGAACAACACCCTGGGAAGTTTCTTGTTGTTTTTACTTATGATGCCACTGTTGCTGGCAGGTAA